From the genome of Deltaproteobacteria bacterium, one region includes:
- a CDS encoding IMP cyclohydrolase, which produces MSNNLKEMYRTVMDDHFPPSMTISFGEQTLVYRKRTWKIRDEKTGELIEKGLRYGENPGQEAALYELVNGNLVLGDCRFIDPGKGLVSSIGDDDLIQSGKHPGKTNLTDLDNALNILRYLTERPTAVIVKHNNPCGVACGENLSTAYDKANMADRIAAFGGCAVFNRPVDKATAEMISENYLEVVGAPDYEEGTLPILGRRANLRIVRINRIDRLGKYAGERFVDFKSLIDGGIIVQQSPLNRIRSVEDFTLASCEYKGKRYTIERKPTEAEYQDMLFGWQVEQGITSNSVIYVKDGVTVGIGTGEQDRVGVAEIAIFKAYTKFADALCFKRYGLPYKELELKIKEGEKEKALLDEIDKETREAKGGLIGATMVSDAFFPFRDGVDVAIKEGIRAIVHPGGSMRDFESIQACNEADPQVTMVFTGQRAFKH; this is translated from the coding sequence ATGAGCAATAACCTGAAAGAGATGTACCGCACGGTAATGGACGATCACTTCCCACCCAGTATGACCATTTCCTTCGGGGAACAGACCCTGGTTTACAGGAAGCGCACCTGGAAAATCCGTGACGAGAAGACCGGGGAACTCATCGAGAAAGGACTTCGTTATGGGGAGAACCCCGGGCAGGAAGCAGCCCTTTACGAACTGGTCAACGGGAACCTCGTGCTGGGGGACTGCCGCTTCATAGATCCGGGCAAGGGCCTGGTCTCTTCCATCGGAGACGACGACCTGATTCAGAGCGGAAAGCACCCGGGAAAGACCAATCTGACCGACCTGGACAACGCCCTCAATATCCTGAGATACCTGACGGAAAGGCCTACTGCGGTCATTGTCAAGCACAACAACCCCTGCGGCGTGGCCTGTGGGGAGAACCTATCCACGGCCTACGACAAGGCCAACATGGCGGACCGGATTGCCGCCTTTGGCGGGTGCGCCGTATTCAACCGGCCCGTGGACAAGGCCACCGCGGAAATGATCTCGGAAAATTACCTCGAGGTAGTGGGCGCCCCGGACTACGAGGAAGGGACTCTCCCGATCCTCGGCCGCCGGGCCAACCTGAGAATCGTGCGAATCAACCGGATCGACCGATTGGGGAAATATGCAGGAGAACGGTTTGTGGACTTCAAGAGCCTGATCGACGGCGGGATCATCGTGCAGCAGTCCCCCCTGAATCGCATTCGAAGCGTGGAGGACTTTACCCTGGCCTCCTGCGAGTACAAGGGGAAACGGTATACTATCGAACGGAAACCGACAGAGGCTGAATACCAGGACATGCTCTTCGGATGGCAGGTTGAGCAGGGAATCACCTCCAATTCCGTGATCTATGTGAAGGACGGCGTGACCGTGGGTATAGGGACAGGGGAACAGGACCGGGTCGGTGTAGCCGAAATCGCCATCTTCAAGGCCTATACCAAGTTTGCGGACGCCCTTTGCTTTAAAAGGTACGGTCTCCCTTACAAGGAACTGGAGTTGAAAATCAAGGAAGGTGAAAAGGAAAAGGCCCTTCTTGACGAAATCGACAAGGAAACCAGGGAGGCGAAGGGTGGCCTCATAGGGGCCACTATGGTCTCCGACGCCTTCTTTCCGTTCAGGGACGGGGTGGATGTCGCCATCAAGGAGGGAATTCGGGCCATCGTCCATCCCGGCGGTTCCATGCGGGACTTCGAGTCCATCCAAGCTTGCAACGAGGCCGACCCCCAGGTGACCATGGTGTTCACCGGGCAGAGGGCCTTCAAGCACTAG
- a CDS encoding GTP cyclohydrolase I FolE2: MEDVQNHKDHRNIDIDQVGVKGIRYPITVLDKNMGEQQTVAKINMYVNLPRYYKGTHMSRFVEILNRHSRRISLQNFTEILEEMKEKLNAESAHMEITFPYFINKMAPVSGSQGLLEYKCTFKGSLNVRSDMVIIIQVPISTLCPCSKEISDFGAHNQRGKVRLHLRFKKFVWIEDLIQMVEESASSEVYSVLKREDEKYVTERAYNNPKFVEDIVRDIALKLNEDPNITWFAVESENYESIHNHNAYAYIEKHKL, translated from the coding sequence ATGGAAGACGTCCAAAATCATAAGGATCACAGGAACATAGATATCGATCAAGTCGGGGTCAAAGGGATACGATATCCAATCACGGTCCTGGATAAGAACATGGGCGAACAACAGACCGTGGCCAAGATCAACATGTATGTCAACCTTCCCCGTTATTACAAGGGCACTCATATGAGCCGCTTCGTGGAGATCCTGAACAGACACAGCCGCAGGATTTCCCTCCAGAACTTTACCGAGATCCTGGAGGAGATGAAAGAGAAGCTGAATGCCGAAAGTGCCCACATGGAAATCACATTCCCTTACTTCATTAACAAGATGGCCCCGGTCTCGGGGAGCCAGGGACTCCTTGAATACAAGTGTACCTTTAAAGGGTCTCTGAACGTACGGAGCGACATGGTGATCATCATTCAGGTCCCAATCTCCACCCTGTGTCCCTGCTCCAAGGAAATCAGCGATTTCGGGGCCCACAACCAGAGGGGAAAAGTCCGGCTTCACCTGCGTTTCAAGAAGTTCGTATGGATAGAAGACCTGATCCAGATGGTGGAAGAATCGGCCAGCAGCGAGGTGTACTCGGTCCTCAAACGGGAGGACGAGAAGTACGTTACGGAACGGGCTTACAACAATCCCAAGTTCGTCGAGGATATAGTTCGGGATATCGCATTGAAACTTAACGAGGATCCCAATATCACCTGGTTTGCCGTGGAATCGGAGAACTACGAGTCCATTCACAACCACAACGCCTATGCATATATCGAAAAACACAAGCTTTGA
- a CDS encoding tetratricopeptide repeat protein translates to MTESKEKQGWFKKGLEHHLQGRLEEALSAYSRVPEGDPFYVDALRNMGALYLARGELNHASETLTRALTIEPDHPGTLNNLATTLKAQGRLPDALALFKKLLDLTPDFLEAWHNLGQLYLELGRYPEGVEAFSKVLAKNPFDHETWNSLGTAYSRQGRSWEAREAYERSLSIKPDQARPHYNLGLLFLNQGELELAASHFETTLRIAPYFPEARLNLGIALFSLGRKKEAILHFRKALDEAPHLADGYYNLGLALEREGDFDSALHVQEQALARCPESIQSWVGAARLLMKIADWGRVDALTSKIMDYSFSEADAPLLSSSLFLFQHLPMKEETLSGKHLEWGDLVEKRLAKHSSHSAPPKVRKSLSVSKLRVGYVSPDFRRHSVGWFFRHIIAHHDRDRFSIYCYATTPGKDDLTREIAGAASFFREVHTLNTFQFAELIQRDGIHVLVDLAGHTQGNRLDVFALRPAPIQVTFLGYPYGTGLRTMDYRITDRHSESPYSASLYRERLVFMSQGFLPMGPIEAADIPLERRSFGLPEDGPVCVSFNSAEKLRPEVLSLWDRLLSLSRDALLVISCPHVGRTDLRANILAHFSQENQKRVFFLGRAGSEELHRARYGLADIALDPFPYAGTTTSYEALSMGVPVVTLVGDRHAQRTTFSLLKAIGVEDTIARSEKEYLDIARGLLADPARLEDTKSRISFLIREKQRKHPRAYTKELEERFLSMWDRYFAGKAPRSMG, encoded by the coding sequence GTGACGGAATCCAAAGAAAAGCAGGGGTGGTTCAAAAAGGGACTGGAGCACCATCTTCAGGGTCGGCTGGAGGAGGCCCTGTCCGCTTACTCCAGGGTGCCCGAGGGGGACCCTTTTTATGTCGATGCCCTCAGGAACATGGGCGCCCTGTATCTTGCCCGGGGCGAATTGAACCACGCCTCGGAAACATTGACAAGGGCACTTACCATCGAACCCGACCATCCCGGCACACTCAATAACCTTGCCACGACATTGAAGGCTCAAGGCCGACTCCCGGATGCCCTCGCCCTCTTTAAAAAACTTCTGGACCTCACCCCTGACTTTCTGGAGGCCTGGCACAACCTGGGTCAACTCTACCTGGAACTGGGACGCTACCCGGAAGGGGTGGAGGCCTTCAGCAAGGTCCTTGCCAAGAATCCATTTGACCATGAAACTTGGAACAGCCTCGGGACCGCTTACTCCCGTCAAGGACGCTCCTGGGAAGCGAGGGAGGCCTACGAAAGATCTTTGTCCATCAAGCCGGACCAAGCCCGCCCCCACTACAACCTGGGGCTCCTCTTCCTCAATCAGGGGGAACTGGAATTGGCTGCGTCCCACTTCGAGACGACACTCCGAATTGCCCCCTATTTCCCGGAAGCCCGCCTGAACCTCGGAATAGCCCTGTTCAGTCTGGGCAGAAAAAAGGAGGCAATCCTGCATTTCCGCAAAGCCCTCGATGAAGCCCCCCATTTGGCGGACGGGTATTACAATCTTGGGCTGGCACTGGAGCGGGAAGGAGACTTTGATAGCGCCCTCCACGTGCAGGAACAGGCTTTGGCCCGTTGCCCCGAGTCCATCCAGTCATGGGTGGGGGCCGCCCGGTTGTTGATGAAGATTGCCGACTGGGGACGAGTCGATGCCCTGACATCAAAAATTATGGACTATTCGTTTTCAGAGGCTGATGCACCCCTTCTCTCCAGCTCCCTCTTTCTTTTCCAGCACCTCCCCATGAAGGAAGAGACCCTCTCCGGGAAACACCTCGAGTGGGGTGACCTCGTCGAGAAAAGACTTGCCAAGCATTCTTCTCATTCCGCCCCGCCAAAGGTCCGGAAATCCCTCTCGGTGTCCAAGTTGCGGGTAGGCTACGTCTCTCCTGATTTCCGGAGGCATTCCGTCGGGTGGTTTTTCAGACACATCATCGCTCACCATGACAGGGACCGCTTTTCCATTTACTGTTACGCCACCACCCCGGGAAAAGATGACCTGACCAGAGAGATTGCCGGAGCGGCATCATTTTTCAGGGAAGTCCATACCCTGAACACCTTTCAGTTCGCTGAACTCATCCAGCGTGACGGGATCCATGTCCTCGTGGACCTGGCCGGGCACACCCAGGGAAACAGGCTGGACGTCTTCGCCCTTCGTCCTGCACCGATCCAGGTAACCTTCCTAGGGTATCCTTACGGCACCGGGCTCCGCACCATGGATTACAGAATCACCGACCGCCATTCAGAATCCCCCTATTCGGCCTCCCTTTACCGGGAAAGGCTCGTTTTCATGTCCCAGGGTTTCCTTCCCATGGGTCCCATCGAGGCGGCCGATATTCCATTGGAACGCCGATCCTTCGGGCTCCCCGAAGACGGGCCCGTGTGTGTCTCCTTCAACAGCGCTGAGAAGCTCCGCCCCGAAGTCCTCTCCCTTTGGGACCGACTACTCTCCCTCTCCAGGGACGCCCTCCTGGTTATCTCGTGCCCTCACGTAGGAAGGACGGATCTGAGAGCCAACATTCTTGCCCACTTCTCCCAAGAAAACCAAAAGCGGGTCTTTTTCCTGGGCAGAGCCGGTTCCGAGGAGCTTCACAGGGCCAGATACGGCCTGGCTGATATCGCCCTGGATCCCTTTCCGTACGCAGGAACCACCACGAGTTACGAGGCCCTCTCCATGGGGGTTCCCGTGGTTACTCTGGTAGGGGATCGCCATGCCCAGAGGACGACTTTCAGCCTACTCAAGGCCATTGGGGTGGAAGATACCATTGCCCGATCGGAGAAGGAATATCTCGACATCGCGAGGGGACTCCTCGCGGACCCCGCAAGGCTTGAAGATACAAAGTCCAGGATTTCCTTCCTCATTAGAGAGAAACAAAGGAAACATCCTAGGGCTTACACGAAGGAATTGGAAGAGAGGTTCCTGTCCATGTGGGACCGCTATTTCGCCGGGAAAGCCCCCCGGAGCATGGGTTGA